In Trifolium pratense cultivar HEN17-A07 linkage group LG7, ARS_RC_1.1, whole genome shotgun sequence, a genomic segment contains:
- the LOC123897334 gene encoding uncharacterized protein LOC123897334 has translation MDDSGSITFVLFDRVVTEILGRNVADLIAEFNRGIGSDSYPPDLNMFINKQMLFKVGITKGHVNKRYKNYNVKRATVDAAIIQKFISLHNIKMCNEEDGAEYNNALIELADNSPIKGASKFVDSTNNIDEVVVLSDCETPNSKHSVKRSAANTTSLTENVSGNGESSTTRPLKKLARVKQEPSD, from the exons ATGGATGATTCTGGATCTATCACATTTGTGTTGTTTGATCGAGTGGTGACTGAAATATTGGGCAGAAATGTCGCCGATTTGATTGCTGAATTTAATCGA GGAATTGGATCTGATTCCTACCCACCCGATTTGAACATGTTTATAAACAAACAAATGTTGTTTAAGGTTGGAATTACAAAAGGTCATGTGAACAAGAGatacaaaaattataatgtCAAAAGGGCCACCGTTGATGCCGCTATTATCCAAAAATTCATTTCCCTCCACAACATTAAG ATGTGCAATGAAGAGGATGGAGCTGAATACAATAATGCTTTAATTGAATTGGCTGATAATTCTCCTATAAAA GGGGCATCAAAATTTGTTGATTCCACAAATAATATAGATGAAGTTGTTGTTTTAAGTGATTGTGAGACACCTAATAGCAAACATTCAGTAAAGAGATCAGCTGCTAACACGACATCTTTAACTGAGAATGTATCTGGAAATGGAGAAAGTTCAACTACCAGACCATTGAAGAAACTTGCCCGTGTCAAACAAGAGCCTTCTGATTGA